The Paeniglutamicibacter sulfureus genome includes a region encoding these proteins:
- a CDS encoding LexA family protein: MFGMDQPQPPAPQPESQGPVGAVEAMGFPSPARDYYSGGIDLNRLLIRDRTSTFLMRVSGNAMASSGISHGDEVIVDRALAPRDGSVVIAVQDGELVIRRLVSSRGTTVLCSDEQPQERAEAVTEETTIWGVVTRCLHHV, translated from the coding sequence ATGTTCGGAATGGACCAGCCGCAGCCGCCGGCCCCGCAGCCGGAATCCCAGGGGCCCGTTGGAGCCGTCGAGGCCATGGGGTTTCCCTCGCCGGCCAGGGACTACTACAGCGGCGGAATCGACCTGAACCGCCTGTTGATTCGGGATAGGACGTCGACATTCCTGATGCGGGTCTCCGGGAATGCCATGGCCTCTTCCGGAATCAGCCACGGAGACGAAGTCATCGTGGACCGGGCCTTGGCCCCACGCGACGGATCGGTGGTCATCGCCGTCCAGGATGGCGAACTGGTCATCCGCCGCCTCGTGTCCAGCCGCGGCACCACGGTCTTATGTAGCGACGAACAGCCGCAGGAGCGGGCCGAGGCCGTGACCGAGGAAACCACCATTTGGGGCGTGGTCACCAGATGCCTTCACCATGTTTGA
- a CDS encoding SH3 domain-containing protein yields MAVGALAPAAVAAPVPTGAAPLQLTVVKKPLAPRAQTTTVIRTTANLNLRQNAGAHYESLAVLAKGTAVTRTGKASGVWWEVKAGSRTGWVSSNYLARSAGKAPAPTSSATHRTSANLNLRQAPGTHSRSLIVLAKGTAVTRTGKASGVWWEVKAGSRTGWVSSNYLARSAGKAPAPTSSATHRTSANLNLRQAPGTHSRSLIVLAKGTAVTRTGKASGVWWEVKAGSRTGWVSSNYLARSAGKAPAPTSSATHRTSANLNLRQDPGTHCRSLIVLAKGTAVTRTGKASGVWWEVKAGSRTGWVSSNYLEKSTGQAPGPAPVAGANRWVDGTQPMYAQASLSSKRLAVQTGGTKVRLIKSSGNWSFIETPTGQGWLPSSSLASSEPGNNSTSYRWTAYAANVRTGPSTAFSTLGVIPANQKMTYLKTSGGWSQVKTSKGTGWIKNTLLTSVQYQAPKELQPMTRAMIREVQDLFGAGISSVGGSRAGSVGHSSGLAADFMIKDYSSAAGIKAGDQMAQYLVENHERMGISYLIWQDKLWLAEDGQWGPYSTSGWGKHLASSRGWNDTTRHMDHIHAEISASRANK; encoded by the coding sequence ATGGCGGTGGGGGCACTGGCCCCCGCGGCGGTGGCAGCACCGGTCCCCACGGGCGCAGCTCCACTGCAACTCACTGTCGTGAAGAAGCCACTCGCCCCGCGTGCGCAAACCACCACGGTCATTCGAACCACCGCGAACTTGAACCTACGTCAGAATGCCGGTGCCCATTACGAGTCCTTGGCTGTTCTTGCCAAGGGCACTGCGGTTACCCGGACGGGCAAGGCCAGCGGTGTTTGGTGGGAGGTCAAGGCCGGTTCGCGGACCGGTTGGGTGAGTTCCAACTATTTGGCGAGGAGCGCTGGCAAGGCGCCGGCTCCCACGTCGTCTGCGACGCATCGGACGAGTGCGAATTTGAACCTGCGGCAGGCTCCGGGCACGCATTCCAGGTCGTTGATCGTGCTTGCCAAGGGCACTGCGGTTACCCGGACAGGCAAGGCCAGCGGTGTTTGGTGGGAGGTCAAGGCCGGTTCGCGGACCGGTTGGGTGAGTTCCAACTATTTGGCGAGGAGCGCTGGCAAGGCGCCGGCTCCCACGTCGTCTGCGACGCATCGGACGAGTGCGAATTTGAACCTGCGGCAGGCTCCGGGCACGCATTCCAGGTCGTTGATCGTGCTTGCCAAGGGCACTGCGGTTACCCGGACAGGCAAGGCCAGCGGTGTTTGGTGGGAGGTCAAGGCCGGTTCGCGGACCGGTTGGGTGAGTTCCAACTATTTGGCGAGGAGCGCTGGCAAGGCGCCGGCTCCCACGTCGTCTGCGACGCATCGGACGAGTGCGAATTTGAACCTGCGGCAGGATCCGGGCACGCATTGCAGGTCGTTGATCGTTCTTGCCAAGGGCACTGCGGTTACCCGGACGGGCAAGGCCAGCGGTGTTTGGTGGGAGGTCAAGGCCGGTTCGCGGACCGGTTGGGTGAGTTCCAATTACTTGGAGAAGAGCACGGGCCAGGCACCCGGCCCCGCTCCGGTCGCCGGCGCCAATCGCTGGGTGGACGGCACCCAGCCGATGTATGCCCAGGCCTCGCTATCCTCCAAGCGCCTCGCGGTGCAAACCGGTGGGACAAAGGTCCGGCTGATCAAGAGTTCCGGCAACTGGTCTTTCATTGAAACGCCGACCGGTCAGGGCTGGCTCCCCAGTTCATCCTTGGCCAGCAGCGAACCGGGCAACAATTCCACCTCGTACCGGTGGACCGCCTATGCAGCCAACGTCCGCACCGGCCCCTCAACCGCTTTCAGCACCTTGGGCGTCATCCCGGCAAACCAAAAAATGACCTACCTGAAAACTTCCGGTGGCTGGTCGCAGGTCAAGACCTCCAAGGGAACGGGCTGGATCAAGAACACGCTGCTGACCAGCGTCCAGTACCAAGCCCCGAAGGAGCTGCAGCCGATGACCCGGGCCATGATCCGGGAAGTCCAGGACCTCTTCGGGGCCGGGATCAGCAGCGTCGGCGGTTCGCGCGCCGGCTCCGTCGGGCACAGCTCGGGGCTGGCCGCGGACTTCATGATCAAGGATTATTCCTCGGCCGCAGGCATCAAGGCCGGCGACCAGATGGCACAGTACCTGGTGGAAAACCACGAGCGGATGGGGATCAGCTACCTGATCTGGCAGGACAAACTGTGGCTGGCCGAGGACGGCCAGTGGGGACCGTATTCAACCAGCGGCTGGGGCAAGCACCTGGCATCCTCCCGCGGATGGAACGACACCACGCGGCACATGGACCACATCCACGCTGAGATCTCTGCCTCCCGGGCCAACAAGTAG
- a CDS encoding nucleoside deaminase produces the protein MGLTRLDIDHLTRCVALAEESLEANDEPFGSILVDADGSVLYEGRNRVAGGDATAHPELAIAQWALANLDPERRAAATVYTSGEHCPMCAGAHGWAGLGRIAFVASAAMLDSWHRDWGVGRGRVAALPINLVVPGIEVVGPAEELVPRIRYLHFQAHQETLRRPAAVKGSGGAT, from the coding sequence ATGGGACTGACGCGCTTGGACATTGACCATCTGACCCGCTGTGTTGCACTTGCCGAGGAGAGCCTGGAGGCAAACGACGAGCCCTTCGGCTCCATCCTTGTCGACGCCGACGGGTCCGTGCTCTACGAGGGCCGGAACCGCGTGGCCGGCGGGGATGCCACCGCGCATCCGGAGCTGGCCATTGCGCAATGGGCGCTGGCAAACCTTGATCCGGAGCGCAGGGCGGCCGCCACGGTATACACCTCCGGGGAGCATTGCCCGATGTGCGCCGGGGCCCACGGCTGGGCCGGTCTGGGACGCATTGCCTTTGTTGCCTCGGCGGCGATGCTTGATTCCTGGCACCGGGATTGGGGTGTCGGGCGCGGGCGGGTGGCCGCGTTGCCCATCAACCTGGTGGTTCCGGGCATAGAAGTGGTCGGGCCCGCCGAGGAGCTGGTGCCGCGGATCCGCTACCTGCACTTCCAGGCCCACCAGGAGACGTTGCGTCGTCCCGCCGCCGTCAAAGGGTCCGGTGGCGCGACATAA
- a CDS encoding AMP-binding protein, with protein sequence MGVQPLANHSELTPLRFLQRSVEVYPSKEAIVHGSRSYSYAQFGAQVQQFAKALAARIVPGDRVAVLAPNIPEMLVAHYAVPLAGGVLVALNTRLSARELGYIMEHSATKLLFVDSELLGAAATLRAEVPSLEALIEIQDPEFTGTRSEVQVDGTYAEFIAAGTGADLDYAIADERAPITLNYTSGTTGKPKGVLYSHRGSYLNSMGEAFHQGFDAHTRYLWTLPMFHCNGWCTPWAVTAAGGTHLCLRGVRAEPVWDAIDDLGVTHLCGAPTVCSIIADSSRAHELERGIKITTAGAPPSPAIIRKLQMLGIEVVHVYGLTEVYGPYTICEYQDAWDGLDDEAKAQKVARQGVGMVQAESARIVDADMKNVPADGETMGEIVLRGNNVMIGYYRDEEATAAAFSGGWFHTGDLGVMHPDGYIQLKDRAKDIIISGGENISTIEVEQAFANHPEVLDVAVIGVPNEKWGETPVAFVIRASGSQVDAATLQAHARTQLAGFKVPKTIHFPQDLPRTSTGKVQKNVLRQNA encoded by the coding sequence ATGGGTGTGCAACCACTGGCCAACCACTCGGAACTGACACCATTGCGATTCCTGCAGCGCTCGGTGGAGGTGTATCCGTCCAAGGAAGCCATCGTGCACGGGTCACGGTCCTACAGCTACGCGCAGTTCGGGGCGCAGGTGCAGCAATTCGCCAAGGCGCTGGCCGCTCGCATCGTTCCCGGTGACCGGGTGGCGGTGTTGGCACCCAACATTCCCGAAATGCTGGTCGCCCACTATGCCGTCCCACTGGCCGGCGGTGTGCTCGTGGCACTGAACACCCGGTTGTCGGCCCGCGAGCTCGGCTACATCATGGAGCACTCGGCCACGAAGCTGCTCTTTGTCGACTCGGAGCTCCTGGGCGCCGCGGCGACGCTGCGCGCAGAGGTCCCGTCCCTTGAAGCGCTTATCGAGATCCAGGACCCGGAATTCACCGGCACCAGGTCCGAGGTCCAGGTCGATGGAACCTATGCCGAATTCATTGCCGCCGGCACCGGGGCGGACCTGGACTACGCGATCGCGGACGAGCGGGCCCCGATCACGCTGAACTACACCTCGGGGACCACCGGCAAGCCCAAGGGCGTGCTGTACTCGCACCGAGGCAGCTACCTTAACTCGATGGGGGAGGCTTTCCACCAGGGCTTTGATGCTCACACCCGCTACCTCTGGACGCTGCCGATGTTCCATTGCAACGGCTGGTGCACTCCCTGGGCCGTCACCGCTGCCGGCGGCACCCACCTGTGCCTGCGCGGCGTGCGCGCGGAGCCGGTGTGGGACGCCATCGACGACCTCGGCGTCACACACCTGTGCGGCGCGCCCACGGTCTGCTCCATCATCGCCGACTCCTCCCGCGCCCACGAGCTGGAGCGCGGCATCAAGATCACCACTGCAGGGGCTCCGCCCTCGCCGGCGATCATCCGCAAGCTGCAGATGCTCGGCATCGAGGTCGTTCACGTCTACGGCCTCACCGAGGTCTACGGGCCCTACACGATCTGTGAGTACCAGGACGCCTGGGACGGGTTGGACGACGAGGCCAAGGCGCAGAAAGTCGCCAGACAGGGAGTGGGCATGGTCCAGGCCGAATCGGCGCGCATCGTTGATGCTGACATGAAGAATGTGCCGGCCGACGGGGAGACGATGGGTGAAATCGTGCTGCGCGGCAACAACGTCATGATTGGCTACTACCGGGACGAGGAAGCCACCGCCGCGGCGTTCTCCGGCGGCTGGTTCCACACGGGGGACCTAGGCGTCATGCACCCCGACGGGTACATCCAGCTCAAGGACCGCGCCAAGGACATCATCATTTCCGGCGGGGAAAACATCTCGACCATCGAGGTCGAGCAGGCATTCGCAAACCATCCGGAAGTCCTCGACGTCGCGGTGATCGGCGTGCCGAACGAAAAATGGGGCGAAACGCCGGTTGCCTTTGTCATCCGGGCCAGCGGATCGCAGGTCGACGCGGCGACGCTCCAGGCCCACGCCCGCACACAATTGGCCGGTTTCAAGGTTCCCAAGACCATCCACTTCCCGCAGGATTTGCCGCGCACATCCACCGGAAAGGTGCAAAAGAACGTGTTGCGGCAAAACGCCTAG
- a CDS encoding glycoside hydrolase family 3 N-terminal domain-containing protein gives MSILRAKISLRCRILPLVVLTALVLAGCTPAPAPTGSAGTSAPGNTAPSSSPTPSTDPNQSQTTPGNGPTSAPQQSAAEKSLDAMGLKEKIGQVLMVGVPATGSSSADRAVIAEHALGNFFLKGRSGAGNTTTAAVVDKVESTISKTLSADIDPFVATDQEGGSVQVLKGSGFSTLPAALTQGGWATQTLRERASDWGQELAEAGINVNLAPVADTVASAAFAPSNAPIGYWKREYGYDPDTVSAASRAFSAGMLAAGVDPVIKHFPGLGRVTKNTDTTRNVTDTRTTRHDAYLKPFKDGIAAGNDWVMVSNAYYAKIDAKNIAPFSSTVMREMLREDLGFNGIIVSDDMCEAAQLDPWAPGTRALRFFEAGGTMMLCVNAGNMPAIAKALHAKASKDPAFARIIDSAALRVLEVKERR, from the coding sequence ATGAGCATTTTACGAGCAAAAATTTCCCTGCGGTGCAGGATATTGCCACTGGTGGTCCTTACAGCACTGGTGTTGGCTGGTTGCACCCCTGCCCCGGCGCCGACAGGCAGCGCCGGTACGTCGGCGCCCGGGAACACCGCCCCTTCTTCCAGCCCGACCCCATCGACGGACCCGAACCAGAGCCAGACAACACCCGGCAACGGACCCACGTCCGCCCCGCAGCAAAGCGCCGCCGAAAAGAGCCTCGATGCCATGGGCCTGAAAGAAAAAATCGGGCAGGTTCTCATGGTCGGCGTCCCGGCCACCGGCAGCAGCTCGGCCGACCGGGCGGTCATTGCGGAGCATGCCCTGGGGAATTTCTTCCTGAAGGGCAGAAGCGGCGCCGGGAACACGACAACGGCCGCAGTGGTCGACAAGGTCGAATCCACCATCTCGAAAACCCTGTCGGCGGATATCGACCCGTTTGTGGCAACCGACCAGGAAGGCGGCTCCGTCCAGGTCCTGAAGGGCAGTGGCTTTTCAACCTTGCCGGCCGCACTGACCCAAGGCGGCTGGGCCACCCAAACACTACGCGAGAGGGCCTCTGACTGGGGCCAAGAACTTGCCGAGGCGGGAATCAACGTCAACCTGGCACCGGTCGCGGACACAGTCGCTTCGGCCGCGTTCGCCCCCTCCAATGCGCCCATCGGATACTGGAAACGTGAATACGGATACGACCCCGATACCGTCTCGGCGGCTTCCCGCGCATTTTCCGCGGGGATGCTGGCGGCTGGTGTGGACCCGGTGATCAAGCATTTCCCCGGCCTTGGCCGCGTCACCAAGAACACCGACACCACAAGGAATGTCACCGACACCCGGACCACCCGGCACGACGCCTACCTCAAGCCATTCAAGGACGGCATCGCCGCCGGCAACGACTGGGTAATGGTCTCGAATGCCTACTATGCCAAGATCGACGCCAAGAACATCGCTCCGTTCTCCTCGACAGTCATGCGCGAGATGCTGCGCGAGGACCTGGGGTTCAACGGAATCATCGTTTCCGACGACATGTGCGAGGCCGCGCAGCTGGATCCTTGGGCCCCCGGTACCCGTGCCCTGCGCTTCTTCGAGGCAGGAGGAACCATGATGCTCTGCGTCAATGCCGGCAACATGCCGGCCATAGCCAAGGCATTGCATGCCAAGGCGAGCAAGG
- a CDS encoding Y-family DNA polymerase: MTDRIALVDVNNFYVSCERAFDPKLIGRPVVVLSNNDGCVVARSQEAKDLGITTGAPFFQVKQFIQSHGMIVRSSNYELYGDMSARVMEVLSRFGTWQEVYSIDESFLGIQGNPDQLGELATRIRTAVGRGVGVPVCVGVAPTKTLAKFANHVAKHNAHLGGVCSMDSMDPDLIENIQSRVPVTDLWGVGARTGTKLAGMGIASIADLKAADVTEIRKKFSVVLQRTVLELNGTPCIPHNEERADKQQIMYSRSFSSPVSTIEDMVEVMSIYAQRGAARLMSDGLWATLLTVTAGTSRFAGGEASFPSVTLKLPSPTQDPILLTRLAVGAMREIMRPGAAYVRGGVVLSGLQPDPGQAAFGIFEQDISTKHVGDVLGAVKARFGNKSIGLGSGGLAVEPGWSMKREFSSPKFTTDWAQIPVVKA; encoded by the coding sequence ATGACCGACCGAATCGCGCTCGTGGACGTCAACAATTTCTATGTTTCCTGCGAGCGGGCCTTCGACCCCAAACTCATCGGCCGACCGGTTGTGGTGCTTTCAAACAACGACGGCTGCGTTGTCGCGCGCTCGCAGGAGGCCAAGGACCTGGGCATCACCACGGGCGCACCGTTCTTCCAGGTCAAACAGTTCATCCAAAGCCATGGCATGATCGTGCGCTCGAGCAACTACGAACTGTATGGGGACATGAGCGCCCGCGTCATGGAAGTCCTCTCGCGGTTTGGCACCTGGCAAGAGGTCTACTCCATCGATGAATCCTTCCTCGGCATCCAAGGCAATCCCGACCAGCTTGGTGAGCTTGCCACGCGAATCCGGACGGCCGTGGGACGAGGGGTAGGGGTTCCTGTCTGCGTGGGAGTGGCCCCGACCAAGACCCTGGCGAAGTTCGCCAACCACGTGGCCAAGCACAATGCGCATCTGGGCGGTGTGTGTTCCATGGACTCCATGGATCCGGACCTCATCGAGAACATCCAGTCCCGCGTCCCCGTCACCGACCTATGGGGAGTCGGAGCCCGCACCGGTACCAAGCTTGCCGGGATGGGCATCGCCAGCATCGCCGACCTCAAGGCAGCGGATGTCACCGAGATCCGCAAGAAGTTCTCCGTGGTCCTCCAACGCACGGTCCTGGAACTCAACGGAACCCCGTGCATTCCCCACAACGAAGAACGCGCCGACAAGCAGCAGATCATGTACTCGCGGTCCTTCTCCAGCCCGGTGAGCACCATCGAGGACATGGTCGAGGTCATGTCGATCTATGCCCAGCGGGGTGCGGCCCGGCTGATGTCTGATGGGCTTTGGGCCACGCTACTCACCGTCACCGCAGGCACCAGCCGCTTTGCCGGAGGGGAAGCCTCGTTTCCGTCGGTGACGCTCAAGCTTCCCTCACCGACCCAGGACCCAATCCTGCTGACCCGCCTGGCCGTCGGAGCCATGCGCGAAATCATGCGGCCCGGCGCCGCATACGTGCGCGGAGGGGTCGTGCTTTCCGGGTTGCAGCCCGACCCCGGGCAGGCCGCCTTCGGAATCTTTGAACAGGACATTTCGACAAAGCATGTCGGCGACGTACTGGGTGCCGTCAAGGCCAGATTCGGGAACAAATCCATCGGACTCGGTTCCGGGGGACTGGCAGTGGAACCGGGCTGGTCGATGAAGCGGGAGTTCTCCTCGCCCAAGTTCACTACCGATTGGGCGCAAATCCCCGTGGTGAAGGCCTAG
- a CDS encoding cytochrome c biogenesis CcdA family protein, producing MLGVFSPCNALLLPAFFANIATSRATLLSLGSVFRAACLPPWSLSDWVWDGWAEPSSSTAASCSAEPNGLIAPGLFTAFRGGIDLSRLVPGRPRPVAGSLAGTFALGAVSGVAGFCTGPVVGAILTLALSSASPARGGTLLGLYGVGMVLPIMFIALLVRKLGHRSVSSRAAIPCGQVAPAHDLVDDGRFTVLVGWILIFTNGTAAVPELLPSNWNAAFENLGRQVDAAVPSWAWTALVGACC from the coding sequence ATGCTTGGCGTATTCAGCCCCTGCAATGCGTTGTTGCTGCCGGCGTTCTTCGCCAACATCGCGACCTCGCGTGCCACGCTCCTGAGCCTTGGTTCCGTGTTCCGGGCGGCCTGCTTGCCACCCTGGTCCCTCTCGGACTGGGTATGGGATGGCTGGGCGGAACCTTCATCATCGACCGCGGCGTCTTGCTCGGCGGAGCCGAATGGGCTTATTGCCCCGGGGCTGTTCACGGCCTTTCGCGGAGGGATAGATCTTTCCCGTCTGGTTCCGGGCCGGCCCCGGCCCGTCGCCGGATCGCTCGCCGGTACATTTGCCCTGGGTGCAGTTTCCGGCGTGGCTGGATTCTGCACTGGCCCGGTGGTGGGCGCGATCCTTACCCTCGCACTGTCTTCCGCGTCCCCGGCCCGCGGCGGAACGCTGTTGGGGCTTTACGGCGTGGGCATGGTGCTGCCGATCATGTTCATTGCCCTACTGGTCCGCAAACTCGGCCACCGTTCCGTTTCATCGAGGGCGGCGATTCCGTGTGGGCAGGTTGCGCCTGCACACGACCTCGTTGACGATGGGCGCTTCACCGTGCTCGTTGGCTGGATCCTCATCTTCACCAATGGCACGGCCGCCGTACCCGAGCTGCTCCCCTCGAACTGGAACGCCGCATTTGAAAATCTGGGAAGGCAAGTTGACGCAGCCGTTCCGTCGTGGGCCTGGACGGCACTGGTCGGCGCATGTTGCTGA